One Fulvia fulva chromosome 8, complete sequence DNA window includes the following coding sequences:
- a CDS encoding Glucoamylase produces the protein MYSFKLLMAILLFFLFIPSTLEAVTTISFNNNNNNNNNNNAVTQQEELSLHDVVSNATTNSTLETLDKRQTANVVVTFNLLVVTTYGQMIGCIGSIAQLGSWNPRMGLAMNTDPAFSTTFPNWIGTISLPAGTAIMYKYVKLADSGETWEADPNRAWTVPSGVASATLYDSWQEDPRSTFITSTITVTSTTSVTNTVRSTTYTTRSVPVTTTITSTAQVGVTNTVTSSTTVTYVYRESGATTADPQPVANTRTATQTSTSITTIVNQQPSTYSTTQIATGTVYQTVYSTVTNTIAGVTTQPATSQTTRIVTATAAPRYTTLQQPMTSTLIPSTETMPILTVYSTSTSVSSFPVTSTSVSTRPITSTTSYLSTTTRVLTSSGNLITQTSIFTGSTTFVTTYSTTYLTTFSQTVTEVSTRSSTIVNTRDVTNTASATLYTTGTASQTNPTSTASAPTRTSTLSDSSTTLPATLVILSSTSILISSIPATSTLITTQPVTRDNPDQHIPFDIFDDFRPNADRIQYAIKQAHEYDLWGFNGCRNGLLERDCEPDVANSDAIGTNENFHFAGIADYVARFYGYLNTSEFVDHVAGRLGHHQFYVHEHITTPTDLGPCVYGCTYFYDKLFEYHHEGNFGIRPSHYPDLHIDPNQHVFNHFKLSVYDAPAWYPDRRKYGTVQRDELERNHFYGRGLNLHHPEYFIAKSYLYSYSSGPDLDESQHSHFALSSRDPFEHKYQGLDWYQHISDDLKLSFYNASARHINICPDRPILYYQLSRHHCHSNSFGIHYIVCYKPCSSIDFYRSPTSNLHPLNINYFANGISGDIQHEHEGLECPGDIHFGLDCTLDFHKQLLNHDHTRYVKQWIFGHSNAHLKRHKYICHNLELTFALHDGANGQLFGYSTIDPNQYHTRNDNSSTLNLPYGDPATHKTHINGYSLASSVFYVPDEPHLTVPGHSAIEHNLADFEHTSYDHRRFHRASDNIDCL, from the exons ATGTACAGTTTCAAGCTTCTCATGGCCATTCTTCTTTTCTTTCTGTTCATACCCTCGACCCTCGAAGCCGTCACCACCATCTCCttcaacaacaacaacaacaacaacaacaacaacaacgcAGTCACCCAACAAGAAGAACTCTCCCTCCACGACGTCGTCTCCAATGCCACGACCAACTCCACCCTCGAGACCCTCGACAAACGCCAAACCGCCAACGTTGTCGTAACGTTCAACCTCCTTGTGGTAACCACCTATGGCCAGATGATCGGATGCATTGGCTCCATCGCTCAACTGGGCTCCTGGAACCCTCGCATGGGCCTCGCCATGAACACAGACCCGGCGTTTAGCACTACCTTTCCCAATTGGATCGGCACGATCAGTCTTCCTGCTGGGACCGCCATCATGTATAAATACGTCAAGCTGGCGGATTCTGGCGAGACGTGGGAGGCGGATCCTAATCGTGCTTGGACGGTGCCAAGTGGGGTTGCGAGTGCGACGTTGTATGATAGCTGGCAAGAGGATCCGAGGAGCACGTTCATCACT AGCACCATTACTGTGACGAGTACGACCAGTGTCACGAACACGGTCCGGAGCACAACTTACACAACGAGAAGTGTCCCTGTCACTACGACAATAACGAGTACTGCCCAAGTTGGGGTCACAAATACTGTCACCTCCAGTACAACTGTGACCTACGTCTATCGAG AATCAGGAGCAACGACCGCAGACCCGCAGCCTGTAGCGAATACCAGAACGGCTACCCAGACATCAACTTCAATCACCACAATCGTGAACCAGCAGCCGAGTACCTATTCAACAACACAGATAGCCACAGGTACGGTCTATCAGACTGTCTACAGCACGGTCACGAACACAATTGCCGGA GTCACGACGCAGCCTGCGACCTCACAAACGACAAGGATTGTGACTGCTACAGCGGCACCGCGGTACACGACCCTCCAGCAGCCAATGACCTCTACACTGATACCTTCGACGGAGACTATGCCTATCCTCACTGTCTACTCAACAAGCACGAGCGTCTCAAGCTTCCCCGTTACTAGCACTTCAGTTTCAACACGGCCGATTACATCCACAACATCCTATTTATCAACGACTACTCGCGTTCTTACTTCCTCGG GCAATCTCATCACCCAAACTTCAATTTTCACAGGCTCCACAACTTTTGTAACAACTTATAGCACGACCTACTTGACAACCTTCTCGCAAACCGTTACGGAAGTCAGTACACGATCTAGCACGATCGTCAACACACGGGATGTAACCAACACAGCTTCAGCAACACTGTACACTACCGGAACAGCATCACAAACAAATCCTACCTCAACTGCAAGCGCCCCTACCCGCACGTCAACTCTCTCAGACTCAAGCACAACACTGCCTGCTACATTGGTCATCCTTAGCAGCACCTCAATCCTAATATCCAGCATTCCAGCCACAAGCACCCTTATCACAACACAGCCAGTCAC GCGTGACAACCCTGACCAGCACATCCCTTTCGACATATTTGACGACTTTCGACCAAACGCAGACCGCATACAGTACGCTATCAAGCAGGCTCACGAATACGATCTCTGGGGCTTCAACGGCTGTAGGAACGGCTTACTGGAGCGGGACTGTGAGCCTGACGTTGCCAACAGCGACGCAATCGGCACCAACGAGAACTTCCACTTTGCCGGAATCGCGGACTACGTTGCCCGTTTCTACGGTT ACCTTAATACTTCCGAATTCGTCGATCACGTTGCCGGTCGTCTCGGTCATCATCAGTTCTACGTCCACGAGCATATCACGACTCCCACAGACCTCGGTCCTTGTGTCTACGGCTGTACTTATTTCTACGACAAGCTATTTGAGTACCACCACGAGGGTAACTTCGGCATCAG GCCGTCTCATTACCCAGACCTTCATATCGACCCGAATCAGCACGTATTCAACCACTTCAAGCTCTCTGTATACGACGCTCCTGCTTGGTACCCAGACCGTCGTAAATACGGCACTGTCCAGCGTGACGAGCTCGAGAGAAATCACTTCTACGGCCGTGGCCTCAACTTACACCACCCGGAATACTTCATTGCAAAATCCTACCTCTACAGCTACAGCTCAGGCCCTGACCTCGACGAGTCGCAGCACTCTCACTTTGCCCTTTCAAGTCGTGACCCTTTCGAGCACAAATACCAGG GTCTTGACTGGTATCAGCACATATCGGACGACCTCAAGCTCTCTTTCTATAACGCTTCTGCTAGGCACATCAACATCTGTCCGGACCGTCCAATCCTCTATTACCAGCTCAGTAGACATCACTGCCACAGCAATAGCTTCGGCATACACTACATTGTCTGCTACAAGCCGTGCTCCTCCATCGACTTCTACAGATCCCCAACCTCGAACCTCCACCCGCTTAACATCAACTACTTTGCCAACGGGATTAGTGGTGATATCCAGCACGAGCACGAGGGTCTCGAGTGTCCCGGTGACATCCACTTTGGTCTCGACTGCACACTTGACTTCCACAAGCAGTTACTCAACCACGATCACACTCGTTATGTCAAGCAATGGATTTTCGGTCACTCGAACGCTCATCTCAAGCGGCATAAGTACATATGTCACAATCTCGAGCTCACTTTTGCTCTTCACGACGGTGCGAACGGTCAACTCTTTGGCTACAGTACTATCGACCCAAACCAATACCATACAAGGAACGACAACAGCTCAACTCTCAACCTACCGTACGGAGATCCAGCCACTCACAAGACCCACATCAACGGCTACAGCCTCGCCAGCTCAGTCTTCTACGTCCCGGACGAGCCTCACCTTACCGTTCCAGGTCATAGTGCAATCGAGCACAATCTCGCTGATTTCGAGCATACCTCTTACGACCACAGGCGTTTCCATCGTGCAAGTGACAATATCGACTGTTTATAG
- a CDS encoding Hybrid signal transduction histidine kinase K, with the protein MTTWSTELRRMVNFLLQDKKAAALWWGPQRIGVYNDGYAKVVAHKYPVALGQTVAQVWPEIVDSPYGTSFDHADATGLASSEDRTPFYVTRQGYFEEVWATWVNIPISGGDGNLGYYNTVSDTTQEVMYDRRIATLQSLDQHMSCTDNVQDYWAQVLLALQNNDREVPFAALYGPALGETRRESLTSSSGTADTNDEGSSEHGSVFTGTEWVLEGVLGLDPSRYVSDLPRRVDLDSGCERLTPLFSGAMSSKSITVLSTADGTMCETLKDAAKSRAFEGEQCETAILLPIWSHYQEHRSGFLILGLSTRRSYDADYQRFIRLLHQQLTSSLSSLVIAEDEARRSRVAARIAATERIRLVENLAKSQREATQNQSRFRGMADLAPIGIFEFDTSGGLLYANQAFLELTDCPVDKAQGIESLNKVLVEADQEYAMQQWSRLLAGEEVHYESRLKKPFITDEIYDGERMIGETWVLTAAYAMRDDSRGVESADSDSVLGIFGCLVDISRQKYMEGFQERKVKEQLERRRQQENFMDSTNHEARNPLAAITLCADDVYNTVNSVLQEAGGGQVLFTTESARAILESVEIIMACAKHQKRIIDDVLTLSKLDSEMLSISPAPMQPTDVIAQALKMFRGELQRDDVDLQYIVGPSYQTYNVEWVMVDSTRLLQILINLLTNAIKFTKNESLRKIVVRLDVSEQRPTDLDCGVRFAPNSQRRASAPVSPAVEENVFLCVSVKDTGPGILDDELQNLFQRFQQASPKTYAQYGGSGLGLWISKELCGTTFCFYVQAPRCAAPPPDLGLDNSEMTEPQTRAIGAGAITLLDEGIAAINVHLQTSAPEPAQPFDGTANTPTVEMTDALAATTIDILAVEDNLVNQRVMRKQLIRAGFRVAVANHGKEALDLIYPPTGDLAKIDVVLMDIEMPIMGGLECTQIVRLRKRESEREQHIPILGVTANARAEQQAAALEAGMDRVVTKPFHMSELLPAIEKVQKGVLAS; encoded by the exons ATGACCACATGGAGTACCGAGCTGCGTCGCATGGTCAACTTTTTACTCCAAGATAAGAAAGCTGCTGCGTTGTGGTGGGGTCCGCAACGAATTGGTGTATACAACGACGGCTATGCGAAAGTCGTTGCCCACAAATATCCGGTCGCGCTTGGCCAGACTGTGGCACAAGTATGGCCTGAGATAGTCGATTCGCCATACGGGACATCGTTCGACCACGCAGATGCGACCGGCTTGGCTTCGTCGGAGGACAGGACGCCATTCTACGTGACCAGGCAGGGCTACTTCGAGGAGGTGTGGGCAACATGGGTCAACATCCCAATCTCAGGCGGAGATGGCAACCTCGGCTACTATAACACTGTGTCCGACACAACGCAAGAAGTAATGTACGATCGGCGCATAGCGACACTGCAGTCACTAGATCAGCACATGTCCTGTACAGACAACGTCCAGGACTACTGGGCGCAGGTGCTACTAGCTCTCCAGAACAATGACCGAGAGGTTCCCTTTGCAGCACTCTATGGTCCTGCGCTCGGCGAGACCCGTCGCGAGTCGCTAACATCTAGTTCCGGCACTGCTGATACAAACGATGAAGGCAGCTCCGAACATGGCTCTGTATTCACAGGCACAGAGTGGGTTCTGGAAGGAGTCCTTGGACTGGACCCCTCGCGCTATGTTTCCGACTTGCCACGGCGAGTCGATCTGGATTCTGGTTGCGAGCGGCTAACGCCCCTGTTTAGCGGTGCCATGAGCTCAAAATCCATCACCGTACTTAGCACAGCTGATGGTACGATGTGCGAGACGCTCAAGGACGCCGCCAAGTCCAGAGCTTTTGAGGGCGAGCAATGCGAGACTGCGATACTTTTGCCAATATGGTCCCACTACCAAGAGCATCGATCGGGCTTTCTGATACTGGGTCTCAGCACTCGGCGAAGCTACGATGCGGACTATCAACGCTTCATACGACTGCTTCACCAGCAACTTACCTCCTCGCTGTCTTCTCTTGTCATAGCTGAAGATGAAGCGCGACGTTCCCGTGTTGCTGCCAGGATTGCTGCAACAGAGAGGATACGGCTTGTCGAGAACCTGGCAAAGAGCCAGCGAGAGGCAACCCAGAACCAGTCGCGCTTCAGAGGTATGGCAGACCTTGCCCCAATTGGAATCTTCGAGTTCGATACATCTGGAGGCCTTCTCTACGCGAATCAAGCGTTTCTCGAGCTTACAGATTGTCCTGTTGATAAGGCGCAAGGCATTGAGTCCTTGAACAAGGTGTTAGTCGAGGCAGATCAGGAATACGCTATGCAGCAATGGAGTCGCCTGTTGGCCGGAGAAGAGGTGCACTACGAATCAAGGTTGAAGAAACCCTTCATAACcgacgagatctacgacggCGAACGCATGATTGGCGAGACGTGGGTGCTCACGGCAGCGTACGCTATGCGCGATGATAGTAGGGGTGTAGAGAGCGCAGACAGCGACTCTGTGCTGGGTATCTTTGGCTGTCTTGTCGACATCAGCAGGCAAAAATACATGGAGGGCTTCCAGGAGAGAAAAGTCAAGGAACAACTCGAACGACGACGCCAGCAAGAGAATTTCATGGACAGCACGAATCACGAAGCTCGCAATCCTCTGGCCGCTATCACATTGTGCGCTGACGATGTCTACAATACTGTCAACAGCGTGCTTCAGGAGGCCGGTGGCGGGCAGGTGTTATTCACTACAGAGAGCGCCCGTGCGATACTTGAAAGCGTCGAGATCATAATGGCTTGTGCGAAACATCAGAAGCGCATCATCGATGATGTTTTGACATTGAGCAAGCTAGATTCAGAGATGCTGAGCATATCACCTGCTCCCATGCAGCCAACAGATGTCATTGCTCAGGCGCTCAAGATGTTCAGAGGCGAATTGCAACGTGACGATGTCGATCTGCAGTACATCGTCGGGCCATCATACCAGACCTACAATGTGGAGTGGGTCATGGTCGATTCGACACGCCTCTTGCAGATCCTTATCAATCTCCTCACGAATGCTATCAAATTCACTAAGAATGAGAGCTTGCGCAAGATCGTGGTGAGGCTGGACGTTAGCGAACAGCGTCCAACAGATCTCGACTGTGGTGTGAGATTTGCACCGAACTCGCAACGCCGAGCTTCGGCCCCAGTGTCGCCTGCTGTGGAAGAGAACGTATTCCTCTGCGTATCTGTCAAGGACACTGGACCTGGCATCTTGGACGACGAGCTGCAGAATCTGTTTCAACGTTTTCAACAGGCGTCTCCGAAGACATACGCCCAGTACGGCGGGAGCGGCTTAGGTCTTTGGATCAGCAAGGAGCTGTGTG GAACAACCTTTTGCTTCTACGTGCAGGCTCCTCGATGCGCAGCTCCCCCGCCGGACCTCGGGCTCGACAACAGCGAGATGACCGAGCCTCAGACTCGTGCCATCGGCGCAGGAGCCATCACCCTCCTAGATGAAGGCATCGCAGCCATCAACGTTCATCTTCAGACATCCGCGCCGGAGCCCGCCCAGCCATTCGATGGTACAGCCAACACTCCAACGGTCGAAATGACCGACGCTCTCGCCGCTACGACCATTGACATTTTGGCCGTTGAAGATAATCTCGTGAATCAACGGGTCATGCGCAAACAATTAATACGCGCTGGCTTTCGAGTCGCTGTCGCAAACCACGGAAAAGAAGCCCTAGATCTGATATACCCACCTACGGGCGACCTAGCCAAGATCGACGTGGTGCTGATGGATATCGAAATGCCCATAATGGGAGGATTGGAATGCACCCAGATCGTTCGTCTCCGGAAACGAGAATCGGAGCGAGAGCAGCATATTCCGATCCTTGGCGTTACGGCGAATGCAAGAGCTGAACAGCAGGCTGCTGCGCTAGAGGCGGGCATGGATCGTGTTGTGACGAAGCCTTTCCACATGAGTGAGCTTTTGCCTGCTATCGAGAAGGTACAGAAGGGTGTACTGGCGTCTTGA